The following proteins are co-located in the Pedobacter sp. FW305-3-2-15-E-R2A2 genome:
- a CDS encoding KpsF/GutQ family sugar-phosphate isomerase, whose protein sequence is MKSKKTIIGDAVNTLQLEAQSILGLIEHINDDFIQIIDLILQCKGRVIVTGIGKSAIIAQKIVATFNSTGTPSIFMHAADAVHGDLGMIQKNDIVICISKSGNTPEIKVLAPLLKQSGNLMIGMVGQLNSELAIQADLILNTTVEKEACPHNLAPTTSTTAQLAMGDALAICLLNARNFNEEDFGRYHPGGALGKRLYLKAGDIAIKNQKPSIPPTASVKDVIIEISQNRLGAVVVIEADAILGIITDGDIRRMLEKHTNLADIKASDLMNPHPKTIEKELLAINALEMIKENNITQLLVTDAGAYFGMIHLHDLLQEGII, encoded by the coding sequence TTGAAAAGTAAAAAAACTATTATCGGGGACGCAGTCAACACGTTACAGCTGGAAGCACAGTCAATTTTGGGGCTGATTGAGCACATAAATGACGATTTTATCCAGATTATCGACCTTATTCTGCAATGTAAAGGCCGTGTTATTGTTACAGGAATCGGTAAAAGCGCGATTATTGCGCAGAAAATTGTGGCAACTTTCAATTCTACAGGCACTCCATCGATATTTATGCATGCTGCAGATGCGGTGCATGGAGACCTTGGAATGATCCAGAAAAACGACATTGTGATCTGTATTTCCAAGAGCGGAAACACCCCGGAAATCAAAGTATTGGCGCCCCTGCTGAAGCAATCCGGAAACCTGATGATCGGAATGGTAGGACAACTGAATTCAGAGCTCGCCATACAGGCTGACCTGATCCTGAATACCACTGTGGAAAAGGAAGCTTGTCCGCATAACCTGGCCCCTACCACAAGTACAACAGCCCAACTGGCCATGGGCGATGCCCTTGCGATCTGTTTGCTGAATGCCAGGAATTTTAATGAAGAAGACTTTGGCAGATACCACCCCGGAGGTGCATTAGGTAAACGCCTGTACCTCAAGGCGGGAGATATTGCGATTAAAAATCAAAAGCCAAGCATCCCGCCCACAGCTTCTGTAAAAGATGTCATAATTGAAATTAGTCAAAACCGTTTAGGTGCAGTCGTTGTTATTGAGGCGGATGCGATTTTAGGAATCATTACTGACGGAGATATCAGGAGAATGTTAGAAAAACACACTAATTTAGCCGACATTAAAGCGAGTGATTTGATGAATCCCCATCCTAAAACCATTGAAAAAGAGCTCCTGGCGATTAATGCACTGGAAATGATTAAAGAAAACAACATTACACAGTTATTGGTGACTGATGCCGGTGCTTACTTTGGGATGATACATTTACACGACCTTCTTCAGGAAGGTATAATTTAA
- a CDS encoding mannose-1-phosphate guanylyltransferase codes for MNKNNYALIMAGGVGSRFWPVSRTEYPKQFIDFFGIGKTLIQSTYERFLRICPPENIFVVTNEIYTDIVKEQLPNLAENQILAEPIMRNTAPCISYGSMKILNLNPDATIVVAPSDHTITNQDAFIAAIEQSLKAASENDCLITLGIKPSRPDTGYGYIQYVENTLKTDDQIHKVKIFTEKPNLDLAKSFIQSGDFLWNAGIFIWSAKSITKAFAKHLPEMHEIFLQGNPIYNTINETEFIGVAYQQCTNISIDFGIMEKADNVYVLPADFGWSDLGTWASIYDIAEHDYVGNAVIPAEKVMMFDSSNCMVNVPKDKLVILQGLHDYIVVESNNTLMICPRTEEQNIKQIVADVKSKFGTKYI; via the coding sequence ATGAATAAAAATAATTACGCACTAATCATGGCCGGTGGCGTTGGCAGCCGATTCTGGCCAGTGAGCAGAACAGAATATCCCAAGCAGTTCATTGATTTTTTTGGTATTGGAAAAACACTCATTCAAAGTACTTACGAACGCTTTTTAAGGATTTGTCCGCCGGAGAATATTTTTGTGGTAACGAATGAAATTTACACTGATATCGTTAAAGAGCAACTGCCAAACCTGGCAGAGAACCAGATTCTTGCGGAACCTATCATGCGCAATACGGCACCATGTATCTCCTATGGTTCTATGAAAATCCTCAACCTGAATCCCGATGCGACCATTGTCGTAGCGCCTTCAGACCACACCATTACCAACCAGGATGCTTTCATCGCAGCTATTGAACAATCTTTAAAAGCGGCATCTGAAAACGATTGTCTGATTACACTGGGTATTAAGCCTAGCAGACCGGACACAGGTTATGGGTATATCCAGTACGTAGAAAACACTTTAAAGACAGACGATCAGATTCATAAGGTTAAAATTTTTACGGAGAAACCAAATCTGGATCTTGCCAAGTCATTTATTCAGAGCGGAGATTTTCTATGGAATGCCGGCATCTTTATCTGGTCGGCAAAGTCGATCACTAAAGCTTTCGCTAAGCACCTTCCGGAGATGCATGAGATCTTTCTTCAGGGAAATCCGATATACAACACCATTAATGAAACAGAGTTCATTGGCGTGGCTTATCAGCAGTGTACCAATATTTCTATAGATTTTGGAATCATGGAAAAAGCAGATAATGTTTATGTCCTGCCTGCGGATTTCGGATGGTCAGATCTGGGTACCTGGGCTTCCATTTACGACATCGCCGAGCACGACTATGTGGGCAATGCGGTAATCCCTGCCGAGAAAGTGATGATGTTTGACTCTTCAAACTGCATGGTAAACGTTCCTAAAGACAAGCTGGTGATCCTTCAGGGATTACATGATTATATTGTGGTAGAGTCTAATAACACCCTGATGATCTGTCCAAGAACGGAAGAACAGAATATTAAACAGATTGTGGCCGATGTAAAATCTAAATTCGGTACAAAGTATATATAA
- a CDS encoding Hsp70 family protein gives MTKYLYGIDFGTTNSALSIYDDEKKEIIDTITVPSILYFQNELSAAEPVSHFVGEDAITAYLKDGMKGRFMKSIKRILPRSSFIETRVYNKKYNASDLVTLILRDLKLKADKIIGYDCQKAIIGRPVFFDDDNTAKDALAQKRLNKAAESAGFTDIRFQFEPIGAAFAYEKTITKKEKVLVADLGGGTTDFTYLILDPEKVGSKDRRNDILATGGIYIGGDSFDSSFMWDRGTPHFGKDTLYEAAPGKMLTVPNSYFSNICSWEQMNFFNGLRVRNDLQNYYHYSKQNPKLKNLITLTNHNLGYSLFQSIEKTKVQLSKSDDSPFVYNKMEIEIDEQVSIDQYNTIIQKDLRKISMYLDEFILKHQIKAEEIDSLFLTGGTSLVAAVKNLFDTKFPGVPVNSGDNFISVAKGLAYSGYLFEEA, from the coding sequence ATGACTAAGTATTTATACGGAATTGACTTTGGAACAACCAATTCTGCCCTATCGATCTATGATGATGAAAAAAAAGAAATCATCGATACAATTACCGTTCCCTCCATTTTATATTTCCAGAATGAGCTCAGTGCTGCAGAGCCTGTAAGCCATTTTGTGGGCGAAGATGCCATTACTGCCTACCTGAAAGATGGAATGAAAGGCCGGTTTATGAAATCCATAAAAAGGATTTTGCCGAGAAGCAGTTTCATTGAAACCCGTGTCTACAATAAAAAATACAACGCTTCAGACCTGGTGACTTTAATTTTAAGAGACTTGAAACTGAAAGCGGACAAGATCATCGGATATGATTGTCAGAAAGCCATCATTGGCAGACCTGTTTTCTTCGACGACGACAATACGGCCAAAGATGCCCTTGCACAGAAACGCTTAAATAAAGCCGCAGAAAGTGCAGGATTTACCGACATCAGGTTCCAGTTTGAACCCATCGGTGCGGCCTTTGCCTATGAGAAAACCATTACTAAAAAAGAGAAAGTACTCGTTGCCGATTTAGGTGGTGGTACAACCGATTTTACCTACCTCATCCTGGATCCTGAAAAAGTGGGCAGCAAGGACCGTAGAAACGACATCCTGGCAACCGGTGGTATTTATATCGGTGGCGATAGCTTCGATTCTTCGTTTATGTGGGACCGGGGAACGCCTCATTTCGGAAAAGACACCCTTTATGAAGCCGCTCCGGGCAAAATGTTAACCGTTCCGAACTCCTACTTCAGCAACATCTGTTCCTGGGAACAAATGAACTTCTTTAACGGATTAAGGGTAAGGAATGATCTTCAGAATTATTACCACTATTCGAAACAGAACCCGAAACTAAAGAACCTGATCACGCTGACCAATCACAATCTCGGCTATTCCCTTTTTCAATCTATTGAAAAAACAAAAGTACAGTTGTCAAAAAGCGATGATTCTCCTTTTGTGTACAACAAGATGGAAATAGAGATTGATGAGCAGGTATCTATTGATCAATACAACACCATCATTCAGAAAGACCTGAGAAAGATCAGCATGTATCTGGATGAGTTTATCCTTAAACACCAGATCAAAGCAGAAGAAATCGACAGTTTGTTCCTCACTGGCGGAACTTCACTCGTTGCAGCAGTTAAAAACTTGTTTGACACCAAATTCCCAGGTGTTCCTGTAAATTCAGGAGATAACTTTATCAGTGTAGCCAAAGGATTGGCCTATAGCGGATATTTATTTGAAGAAGCTTAA
- a CDS encoding YceI family protein → MSPSSGALIRPSLLLLLLLLPSLAFNAGHTDPVKWILTKECTLKVNGSTNINKFSCIVPEYTRPDTLICSKDSKNGSIKITGSMALDVQKFDCKHAVMTNDLRKTLKAKVYPKIIIKFLSLSKYPDLYNREEAIKGAVTIELAGTVKRFEVDYKYAMNSNGNIKLIGTKQVNFSDFNISPPRKLGGMIKTNNELNVEFVLNIKTLN, encoded by the coding sequence ATGAGTCCTTCCTCCGGCGCTTTGATCAGGCCATCCTTGCTGTTGCTGTTGCTCCTACTGCCCTCCCTCGCCTTTAATGCTGGTCATACAGATCCGGTGAAGTGGATTTTAACCAAAGAATGTACACTGAAGGTTAACGGGAGCACCAATATCAATAAATTCAGTTGTATTGTTCCGGAATACACCCGGCCTGACACCTTAATCTGTTCCAAAGACAGCAAAAACGGCTCCATAAAAATTACCGGATCGATGGCCCTTGACGTCCAAAAATTCGATTGCAAGCATGCCGTCATGACCAACGACCTGAGAAAGACACTGAAGGCGAAAGTCTATCCTAAGATCATCATCAAATTCCTGAGCCTGAGTAAATACCCCGACCTCTACAATCGGGAAGAGGCCATAAAAGGAGCCGTAACCATTGAACTGGCCGGAACAGTCAAACGTTTTGAAGTAGATTATAAATATGCCATGAACAGCAATGGAAATATAAAGCTCATCGGAACAAAACAAGTGAATTTTTCAGACTTTAACATCAGCCCGCCTAGAAAACTTGGTGGAATGATCAAAACCAACAATGAACTGAATGTCGAATTTGTACTCAACATCAAAACTTTAAATTAA
- a CDS encoding YceI family protein: protein MKTILSPARLSSPFKYLLLLIFSSVAVSSNLQAQVNYKLNGSKDNLVKVSGKSNVHDWTMTAENPVCEASFAAFTAEESVPKSLTSLNFSVNAKNLKSESTSMNNRTYKAIKADAYPQITFKLREATVTPQQKNKFLVNATGTLTIAGVSKVISLQVNGDVKSDNTIVCSGQEKIKLTDYGIQPPSFMLGAMKVGNDLTIAFTLHFKK from the coding sequence ATGAAAACAATCCTGTCTCCCGCCCGGCTATCCAGCCCATTTAAATACCTGCTTTTACTGATTTTCAGCAGCGTTGCTGTCAGCAGTAACCTTCAGGCACAGGTTAATTATAAACTCAATGGTTCAAAGGACAACCTGGTAAAGGTTTCCGGCAAGTCAAATGTTCACGACTGGACCATGACTGCAGAAAACCCGGTATGTGAGGCCAGTTTTGCAGCATTCACGGCTGAGGAAAGCGTCCCTAAAAGCCTGACTTCACTCAATTTCAGCGTAAATGCCAAAAACCTGAAGAGCGAAAGTACATCCATGAATAACCGCACTTATAAAGCCATTAAGGCCGATGCTTATCCTCAGATCACCTTTAAACTCCGGGAAGCGACAGTTACACCTCAGCAGAAAAATAAATTCTTAGTGAACGCCACAGGTACGCTGACCATCGCCGGGGTTTCCAAAGTCATCAGTTTACAGGTAAACGGGGACGTTAAATCCGACAATACCATCGTATGCAGTGGTCAGGAAAAAATCAAACTCACTGATTACGGCATTCAACCGCCCAGCTTTATGCTTGGTGCAATGAAGGTGGGCAACGACCTGACCATTGCATTTACGCTTCATTTTAAAAAATAG
- the rlmB gene encoding 23S rRNA (guanosine(2251)-2'-O)-methyltransferase RlmB, whose product MENSRRAPRAKENNEFVFGIRAVIEAIKAAKDIESIYVQRGLSGDLMLELKTLLKDVDAPIHNVPVEKLNRMTQKNHQGVIAVISSITFQKIEDIIPAVYEKGETPLILILDGITDVRNMGAIARTAACAGVHAIVVPTKNSAQINADAIKTSAGALFTIPVCRHPNLHKTALFLQDCGLQIVACTEKTNDLIYAPDYTVPTAIVMGAEDEGISNEIMRMANHLAKIPMIGEISSLNVSVSAGVILYEAIRQRQL is encoded by the coding sequence ATGGAAAATTCCAGGAGAGCCCCGAGAGCTAAAGAAAATAATGAATTCGTATTTGGTATACGTGCTGTAATAGAAGCAATTAAAGCTGCTAAAGATATTGAAAGTATTTATGTTCAGCGCGGCTTGTCAGGGGACCTGATGCTGGAGTTGAAAACCCTTTTAAAAGACGTAGATGCACCAATTCACAATGTGCCGGTAGAGAAATTAAACCGGATGACACAGAAAAATCACCAGGGTGTGATTGCGGTAATTTCTTCCATCACTTTTCAAAAAATTGAAGACATCATTCCAGCAGTTTATGAAAAAGGAGAAACACCGTTAATCCTGATTCTGGATGGCATCACTGATGTGAGAAACATGGGAGCCATTGCCAGAACTGCTGCCTGTGCAGGGGTTCACGCGATCGTTGTACCTACAAAAAACTCAGCTCAGATCAATGCAGATGCGATCAAAACTTCTGCAGGTGCCTTATTTACGATTCCGGTTTGCAGACATCCGAATCTTCATAAAACAGCCTTGTTTTTACAGGATTGTGGCTTGCAGATTGTAGCTTGTACAGAAAAAACAAACGATTTGATTTATGCACCTGATTATACAGTGCCTACCGCAATTGTAATGGGAGCGGAAGATGAAGGAATCTCTAATGAGATTATGAGAATGGCAAACCATTTGGCCAAAATTCCGATGATCGGAGAAATCAGCTCATTGAATGTTTCGGTTTCTGCCGGAGTAATTCTTTACGAAGCCATCAGACAACGTCAGTTGTAA
- the dnaB gene encoding replicative DNA helicase — translation MSNDNGNQGQDKASFTARKNRLSNSMNTMGKIPPQALDLEEAVLGALMLEKDALSTVIDILKPEVFYAEAHKKIFEAIALLFQKSKPVDILTVTSELRNLGQLEMVGGAYYITNLTNRVASAANIEYHARIISQKYIQRELIRISSEIIQNAYEDTTDIFDLLDHAEKNLFDIAQNNLRRDTQKMDEIVKQSLATLEELRGKSDGLTGVPSGFTDLDRITGGWQPSDLVIIAARPAMGKTAFVLTCARNAAVDFKRAVVVFSLEMSSVQLVNRLISGETEIEQEKIRKGNLAEWEWQQLHSKIGTLTEAPLLIDDTPALNIFEFRAKCRRLKSQYDLQLIIIDYLQLMHGKGEGGGGNREQEIGSISRALKSVAKELNVPVLALSQLSRAVESRPGQNGKRPMLSDLRESGSIEQDADMVLFLYRPEYYGITEDEQGRSQAGIGEVIIAKHRNGETGIVPLRFIGKYVKFADLEENFSAPTSFSMESPSAGMQPSQDFDRPAGNVIIKPSRMDDMSDDDAPF, via the coding sequence ATGAGTAATGATAACGGAAATCAGGGACAAGATAAAGCAAGCTTCACTGCCAGAAAGAACAGGTTGAGCAATTCCATGAACACCATGGGAAAGATACCACCTCAGGCATTAGACCTTGAAGAAGCGGTCCTTGGTGCTTTGATGTTGGAAAAAGATGCCCTTTCTACGGTAATTGACATCTTAAAACCAGAAGTCTTTTATGCGGAAGCGCACAAAAAGATTTTTGAAGCCATCGCATTATTGTTCCAGAAATCAAAGCCGGTAGATATCCTGACCGTAACCTCAGAACTTAGAAACCTGGGACAACTGGAAATGGTAGGCGGTGCTTACTATATTACCAACCTGACCAACAGGGTTGCTTCGGCAGCAAACATAGAATACCATGCCCGGATCATTTCTCAGAAATACATTCAGCGGGAGCTCATCAGAATCTCTTCTGAAATTATTCAGAATGCTTACGAGGATACCACCGATATTTTCGACCTGCTGGACCATGCAGAAAAGAACCTTTTCGATATTGCCCAGAATAACCTGCGCAGGGATACCCAGAAGATGGACGAGATTGTCAAGCAATCCCTGGCCACTTTAGAGGAACTTCGTGGAAAGAGTGATGGATTAACCGGGGTACCTTCCGGATTTACGGATCTTGACCGGATTACCGGTGGATGGCAGCCTTCGGATCTGGTGATCATCGCGGCACGTCCGGCGATGGGGAAAACCGCATTCGTACTGACCTGTGCCAGAAATGCCGCAGTAGATTTTAAACGTGCAGTAGTGGTGTTCTCCCTGGAGATGTCCTCGGTACAGTTGGTGAATCGTTTGATTTCAGGAGAAACAGAAATTGAGCAGGAAAAGATCAGAAAAGGAAATCTTGCAGAGTGGGAATGGCAACAGCTCCACAGTAAAATAGGTACGTTAACAGAAGCACCATTATTAATTGACGATACCCCGGCTTTAAACATCTTTGAGTTCAGGGCAAAATGCAGAAGGTTAAAATCACAATACGACTTACAGTTAATCATCATCGATTACTTGCAGCTGATGCATGGTAAAGGTGAAGGTGGCGGTGGAAACAGGGAGCAGGAAATTGGTAGTATCTCCAGGGCCCTGAAATCTGTAGCCAAAGAATTAAACGTTCCTGTACTGGCATTATCTCAGTTGAGTCGTGCGGTAGAGAGCAGACCCGGCCAAAATGGTAAACGACCGATGCTATCGGATTTACGTGAATCTGGTTCCATTGAGCAGGATGCGGATATGGTGCTCTTCCTCTACAGACCAGAATACTATGGGATTACGGAAGATGAGCAAGGACGTTCACAGGCAGGTATTGGTGAGGTAATTATCGCGAAACACCGTAACGGTGAAACCGGAATTGTGCCATTACGCTTTATCGGCAAGTACGTTAAGTTTGCCGATTTGGAGGAAAACTTCTCTGCGCCTACTTCCTTCTCGATGGAAAGTCCAAGTGCAGGCATGCAGCCTTCTCAGGACTTTGACAGACCGGCAGGCAATGTCATCATCAAGCCATCCAGAATGGACGACATGAGCGATGACGATGCACCATTTTAA
- the chrA gene encoding chromate efflux transporter, with protein MSKRQLLFIRDVFLFTFTAFGGAQAHLALLLKYFVKNVPYISEEELLELNALAQVLPGPASTQTLVGIGYKVGGLKLAIITFLIWIIPSAAVMTFAAISFAKWDQKQKFSTILEYMQPIALGIVAFGAFNLAKRVLVSQLTIFLAGAAVIVTLVLRNAYVFPIAILIGGMISSAIGTPKEESELRVKLFSNINPKKLIYFSSVLLLFSLLGAIINRTSPFSLPIRLFENFYRNGVLIFGGGQVLVPLMFTEFVEMKHYLNGPSFLSGFALQQALPGPTFSFTSYVGALSMKTFGYGLTGQILGGFVAVMGINLPGLILVLFIVPFWEDLKKISRIKYSMTGINAVSVGFIIAAFILLVKPTGLNLMGIGVMTGTFLVLNYTKISPPFIVLAGILLGYFI; from the coding sequence TTGAGCAAAAGACAACTGCTATTTATCAGGGATGTGTTTCTGTTTACGTTTACCGCCTTTGGTGGTGCACAGGCACATCTGGCCTTATTGTTAAAGTACTTCGTGAAAAATGTCCCGTATATTTCTGAAGAGGAATTGCTGGAGCTGAATGCCCTGGCCCAGGTCTTACCCGGGCCCGCCTCCACACAAACACTGGTGGGGATCGGCTATAAGGTAGGAGGGTTGAAGCTGGCCATCATTACCTTCCTGATCTGGATCATCCCCTCTGCGGCAGTGATGACTTTTGCTGCCATCAGTTTTGCGAAATGGGACCAAAAACAAAAGTTCAGTACGATCCTGGAATACATGCAACCGATCGCCCTCGGAATTGTCGCCTTTGGTGCATTTAACCTGGCCAAAAGGGTGCTGGTTTCTCAGCTGACCATTTTCCTTGCTGGTGCTGCAGTGATCGTAACACTGGTCCTTCGCAACGCTTACGTGTTTCCGATTGCCATTTTAATCGGAGGGATGATCTCTTCGGCTATTGGAACGCCGAAAGAAGAAAGCGAACTCCGGGTGAAGTTATTCTCTAACATCAACCCTAAAAAACTAATCTATTTTAGCAGTGTTTTGTTATTATTTTCCCTTTTAGGGGCCATTATCAACAGAACTTCTCCTTTCAGTTTACCGATCAGGCTGTTCGAAAACTTTTATAGAAACGGGGTGCTCATTTTTGGCGGCGGACAAGTCCTGGTGCCTCTAATGTTTACGGAGTTTGTGGAAATGAAGCACTACCTGAATGGTCCAAGCTTCCTTTCTGGTTTTGCACTTCAGCAGGCACTACCAGGCCCTACTTTCTCTTTTACGAGTTATGTAGGTGCTTTGAGCATGAAAACTTTTGGTTATGGCTTAACAGGTCAGATCCTTGGAGGTTTTGTGGCGGTGATGGGGATCAATCTGCCGGGACTAATTCTCGTCCTCTTTATTGTTCCTTTTTGGGAAGACCTGAAAAAGATCTCCCGAATCAAATATTCTATGACCGGAATTAATGCGGTCAGCGTGGGTTTTATCATTGCCGCATTTATCCTCCTGGTGAAGCCTACAGGCTTAAACTTAATGGGAATAGGGGTGATGACCGGTACTTTTCTTGTACTTAATTATACCAAAATAAGCCCGCCATTCATTGTGCTGGCGGGAATCTTATTGGGTTATTTCATTTGA
- a CDS encoding tetratricopeptide repeat protein — protein sequence MQSTRLAKLLEFLSNDPNDPFVLYALATEYNNSNDTEKAFEYYLKLTTDHPDYVGTYYHLGKLYEKQGQKEAALPVYQKGMAEARNKRDMHAFSELQGAYNSAAGLDYEDD from the coding sequence ATGCAAAGTACCCGATTAGCAAAGTTATTGGAGTTTTTATCCAATGATCCTAATGATCCATTCGTTCTATACGCTTTAGCGACCGAATACAACAACTCAAATGACACAGAAAAGGCATTTGAGTATTACCTGAAACTCACTACTGATCATCCGGATTATGTAGGGACCTATTACCACCTTGGTAAATTGTACGAAAAACAAGGCCAGAAAGAGGCGGCACTTCCTGTGTATCAAAAAGGAATGGCAGAAGCCAGAAATAAAAGAGATATGCACGCCTTTTCTGAGTTACAGGGGGCTTATAATTCTGCTGCAGGTTTAGATTACGAGGACGATTAA
- a CDS encoding electron transfer flavoprotein subunit beta/FixA family protein, with protein MKILVCISNVPDTTTKITFTNDNTQFNTSGVSFIVNPYDEIALSRAIELCAGDKGTVTVINVGESVTEPTIRKALAIGADDAVRINAEPRDAYFTAYQIAEYAKTTDYDMILCGRESIDYNGSQVAAMVGEFLDIPSISIIKKLDYDGTTATIEREIEGGKEVVSVSGKFIASCAEGTAVATIPNMRGIMSARSKPLQVVEAKEIAQISKVQQFDTPPPRGAVKLVPADETEKLIGLLHSEAKVI; from the coding sequence ATGAAAATATTAGTTTGTATCAGTAATGTGCCCGACACAACGACAAAAATAACTTTTACTAACGATAATACACAATTCAATACATCAGGCGTTTCATTTATTGTGAATCCCTATGATGAAATTGCCTTATCAAGAGCAATTGAGCTGTGTGCCGGTGATAAAGGAACCGTTACCGTTATCAATGTTGGAGAAAGCGTCACAGAACCAACCATAAGAAAAGCACTTGCCATCGGAGCAGATGATGCTGTCAGAATCAATGCAGAACCAAGAGATGCCTATTTCACGGCTTATCAGATCGCTGAATATGCGAAAACCACTGATTACGACATGATCCTTTGCGGTCGTGAATCCATTGATTACAACGGATCACAGGTAGCTGCAATGGTTGGCGAATTTTTAGACATCCCTTCTATTTCAATCATTAAGAAATTAGATTATGATGGAACAACAGCGACTATTGAACGTGAAATTGAAGGTGGTAAAGAAGTCGTTTCTGTAAGCGGCAAATTTATCGCAAGTTGTGCAGAAGGAACCGCTGTAGCAACCATTCCAAATATGAGAGGCATCATGTCTGCAAGATCTAAACCGCTGCAGGTTGTTGAAGCTAAAGAAATAGCACAAATATCAAAAGTACAACAGTTTGACACTCCTCCTCCGCGTGGAGCCGTTAAATTAGTGCCTGCAGATGAAACAGAAAAGTTAATCGGCCTTTTACATTCAGAAGCTAAGGTTATCTAA
- a CDS encoding electron transfer flavoprotein subunit alpha/FixB family protein, whose protein sequence is MSVLVYVEQVDGKFKKSVFEAVSYAKAIADIQGSSLTAISIGNVGEAELKELGKYGASKVLNVSNDQLKNFVNQAYASVIAEAAKKENAAVVVLSNSFSGKGLAPRVAVKLEAGLVDGAVELPKLDGGQFLVKKTAFSGKAFAITELTSAIKVIALNPNAFGVKESAVEATVEAFSPEIKATDFTAIVKEIVRATNKVSLPDAELVVSAGRGLKGPENWGMIEELANLLGAATACSKPVSDADWRPHSEHVGQTGIAISPNLYIAIGISGAIQHLAGVSSSKVIVVINIDPEAPFFKVADYGIVGDAFVVVPKLIEALKAHKG, encoded by the coding sequence ATGTCAGTTTTAGTATATGTAGAACAAGTCGATGGTAAGTTTAAGAAATCTGTTTTCGAAGCAGTATCTTATGCAAAAGCCATTGCAGATATACAAGGAAGTAGCTTAACCGCAATATCTATTGGTAATGTTGGAGAAGCTGAGCTTAAAGAACTTGGTAAATACGGAGCTTCTAAAGTTTTAAATGTTTCGAATGACCAGTTAAAAAACTTCGTTAATCAGGCTTATGCCTCGGTAATTGCTGAAGCAGCGAAAAAAGAAAATGCAGCAGTAGTTGTTTTGTCTAACTCTTTCTCCGGAAAAGGTCTGGCACCACGTGTTGCGGTAAAACTGGAAGCAGGATTGGTAGACGGTGCGGTAGAATTGCCTAAATTAGATGGAGGTCAGTTCTTAGTAAAGAAAACGGCTTTCTCTGGTAAAGCTTTTGCCATTACTGAATTGACTTCAGCCATTAAAGTGATTGCTTTAAATCCAAATGCTTTTGGTGTAAAGGAATCTGCTGTTGAGGCAACGGTTGAGGCATTCAGCCCGGAAATCAAAGCCACAGACTTTACTGCAATCGTTAAAGAAATTGTAAGGGCAACGAATAAAGTTTCCCTTCCTGATGCAGAACTGGTTGTTTCAGCTGGAAGAGGTTTAAAAGGTCCGGAAAACTGGGGAATGATCGAAGAGCTGGCTAACCTTTTGGGTGCTGCTACTGCTTGTTCTAAACCAGTATCTGATGCAGACTGGAGACCACATTCGGAGCACGTTGGACAAACAGGAATTGCGATCAGTCCGAACTTATACATTGCAATCGGTATTTCAGGAGCGATCCAGCATTTAGCCGGAGTAAGTTCTTCGAAAGTTATTGTAGTGATCAATATTGATCCTGAGGCTCCTTTCTTTAAGGTTGCTGACTACGGAATCGTTGGTGATGCCTTTGTGGTAGTCCCTAAATTAATTGAAGCTTTAAAAGCACATAAAGGTTAA